Proteins encoded together in one Vigna angularis cultivar LongXiaoDou No.4 chromosome 5, ASM1680809v1, whole genome shotgun sequence window:
- the LOC108321761 gene encoding uncharacterized protein LOC108321761 has product MASDGCDPPIPPSAKSDKEKGKKKSYMVKLLNRFNNVNVSSSQPSTPTSTSTARFVPPPLQVPGLTPTPPSIPPSLEVPPFTPSSTQFAADQWRSPSPHVGSNPTTPTNMPSPSPIGDNPPRSSSAANDFEDVSNNRPIITPIGGGFYPTKTASKAIRATIKQQFDEPWVTWGQIPQTQRDVFFERFKRKVSWRSNHEEKVKKNFHTKASHRLSEMFKKARTEGKKPDWMGDIVWNGLLEKWNMPLYRQKCETAKKNRTSDKGGCLHTGGSISVHEHAIRLSQELGRSVHVDEIFQQTHIRASTGEFVDERSRRTHEEFEAKFSQIRSETASVGASTCAPLDPADEERLRNQCWLDVAGGRYKGRVYGIGNVSAQDDCVDSYIQQTQASSSQQPIAEDILNLHTRVSTHDDQLRQMNSQLQGFIGVMMQYLPPSAAAIAQQFLQSQNQPQANVQPQQPQQPQQPTDQPQDDTVYGDY; this is encoded by the exons ATGGCATCAGATGGTTGTGACCCTCCTATTCCACCTTCAGCAAAATCAGATAAGGAGAAGGGCAAGAAGAAATCTTATATGGTCAAGTTGTTAAACCGTTTCAATAACGTAAATGTTTCAAGTAGTCAGCCATCTACACCTACCTCTACCTCCACTGCTAGATTTGTTCCACCACCATTACAAGTTCCTGGTTTGACACCTACTCCACCATCAATTCCACCTTCGTTGGAAGTTCCTCCTTTCACACCTAGTTCAACACAATTTGCTGCTGATCAATGGAGATCACCCTCCCCCCATGTTGGTTCTAACCCAACAACTCCCACAAATATGCCATCACCATCTCCTATAGGGGATAACCCTCCACGTTCAAGTTCAGCAGCCAATGACTTTGAAGATGTTTCCAACAATCGTCCAATCATTACACCTATTGGAGGAGG GTTTTATCCGACAAAAACAGCATCCAAAGCAATCAGAGCCACCATCAAGCAACAGTTTGATGAGCCATGGGTGACATGGGGACAAATACCTCAGACACAAAGAGATGTTTTCTTTGAGCGTTTTAAG AGAAAGGTTTCATGGAGGTCTAACCATgaagaaaaggtgaaaaaaaatttccacACAAAAGCATCTCATAGATTATCTGAGATGTTTAAAAAAGCTCGAACAGAAGGAAAAAAACCTGATTGGATGGGGGATATTGTTTGGAATGGTCTTTTGGAGAAGTGGAACATGccactttatagacaaaaatGTGAAACGGCCAAAAAGAACAGGACATCTGACAAGGGTGGTTGTTTGCACACTGGGGGATCCATTAGCGTGCATGAGCATGCAATTCGTCTg TCACAGGAGCTAGGTCGGTCAgtgcatgttgatgaaatatttcagcaGACACATATTCGAGCATCAACAGGAGAATTTGTCGATGAAAGGTCTAGGCGGACACAT GAAGAGTTTGAAGccaaattttctcaaataagatcTGAGACAGCATCCGTTGGGGCTTCAACATGTGCTCCCCTAGACCCTGCAGATGAGGAAAGATTGAGGAACCAATGTTGGTTGGATGTTGCTGGTGGAAGGTACAAGGGACGCGTATACGGCATTGGAAATGTCAGTGCTCAAGATGACTGTGTCGATAGTTACATACAACAGACACAAGCATCTTCTTCTCAGCAACCGATTGCAGAGGACATTCTTAACCTCCACACACGAGTATCAACCCATGATGACCAACTTCGACAGATGAACTCTCAATTGCAAGGCTTTATTGGTGTCATGATGCAGTATCTTCCACCTTCTGCAGCCGCAATTGCACAACAATTTCTTCAATCCCAGAATCAGCCACAAGCTAATgttcaaccacaacaaccacaacaaccacagCAACCAACAGATCAACCACAAGATGATACTGTTTATGGAGATTACTag